One window of Candidatus Hydrogenedentota bacterium genomic DNA carries:
- a CDS encoding lipocalin family protein, with protein MRNFLLAVLSTISFAGCLGLPGDLEPVNGFEVDRYMGKWYEIYRLDHSFERGLSQVTATYTLQDDGSVRVENFGVKEDGSEDTIVGKALFQGDPTVGSLKVSFFGPFFGGYNIIALDKENYQYAMVCGPSYDFLWILSRTPQLDQETIDALLLQAEESGFNVDDLIFVEQDVAE; from the coding sequence ATGCGAAATTTCCTGCTTGCGGTTCTCAGCACCATCTCTTTTGCGGGCTGTCTTGGACTGCCGGGCGACCTGGAGCCCGTCAATGGCTTCGAAGTAGATCGCTACATGGGCAAGTGGTATGAAATCTACCGTCTCGACCATTCCTTCGAGCGGGGCCTGAGCCAGGTGACGGCGACCTACACCCTGCAGGACGACGGCAGCGTGCGGGTGGAGAATTTCGGTGTGAAGGAAGACGGCAGCGAAGACACCATCGTGGGCAAGGCCCTGTTTCAGGGCGACCCGACGGTGGGCAGCCTGAAGGTATCCTTCTTCGGCCCCTTCTTTGGCGGCTATAACATCATCGCGCTGGATAAGGAAAACTACCAGTATGCGATGGTCTGCGGGCCGAGCTACGACTTCCTCTGGATCCTTTCGCGCACGCCCCAACTCGATCAAGAGACGATTGATGCCTTGCTGCTCCAGGCAGAGGAGAGCGGTTTTAATGTGGACGACCTTATTTTTGTGGAGCAAGACGTGGCGGAGTAA
- a CDS encoding PSD1 domain-containing protein: MGIYRYRSAALLSAVMALCANAETVRYSRDILPILAENCFNCHGADRVSRKADLRLDTEAGAKAVLGADRGSSAIYQHITATDDDRMPPADSGKSLTPAQIEIIGTWIDAGATWEGHWAYTPPVEATPPPAALASWIRGPIDAHILARLEAEGIQPSPEAERRTLVRRLYFDITGLPPEPAAVDRFVLDNRPDAYERLVDELLASPHYGEKWGRWWLDLAMYGDSDGYLSDFLRLTAWRYREWVVGAFNRDLPFDQFTIEQLAGDLLPEATVDQRIATGFLRNTLSNREGGADLEEFRTLQVIDRTKNLGTIWLGLTVECAQCHDHKYDAVSQREFFQLYSFFNNAEEVNIDAPLADEAEAMAAAWPDYVAKREALLAPVAAELEALQAEWEAKMLWAAANPGGPDARWDRQWEVLGLIWGQGDGNGEGEGQLEGCSIVQTPVAQRTTDEKFRLQDYFFARGDLVNPDRFIALKVPELAKQIEELKKGLPRMSRAQSMRVSRVTRPNHMFVRGDFRVPGDPVTPGTPGALHAMGTDAPDRLDLARWLVAPENPLTARVTVNRIWQELFGKGIVTTAGDFGVRGALPSHPDLLDWLAIEFQRQGWSIKGLIRTIVCSSTYRQSSDARHELADRDPGNVLLARQNRLRLGAEQVRDAALATSGLLNPTMGGPSVRPPQPDSVTEQGFDNTWVADEGPNRYRRALYTFIQRTSPFGQLVNFDYPDVNRACTRRERSNTPLQALNLLNDPTFFEAAQALAGRVLVGSKDSAGRIAQLFATSVGRSPSPAEQERLLALLDEQSARFSQEPEAVGPVVGAREDVPRTPEGAAWVIAASVVLNLDEFITRE; this comes from the coding sequence ATGGGTATCTACAGATATAGGTCTGCTGCGCTCCTGTCCGCAGTAATGGCCCTCTGCGCAAACGCCGAAACTGTCCGGTACTCCCGGGATATCCTGCCCATCCTCGCGGAAAACTGCTTCAACTGCCACGGGGCGGACCGCGTTTCCCGAAAGGCGGATCTTCGTCTGGACACGGAAGCCGGCGCGAAGGCGGTGCTCGGAGCGGATCGCGGCTCCAGCGCAATCTACCAACACATTACGGCGACAGATGATGATCGGATGCCGCCGGCGGACTCGGGGAAGTCCCTGACTCCGGCACAGATTGAAATCATCGGAACGTGGATCGATGCCGGGGCAACCTGGGAGGGGCATTGGGCCTACACGCCGCCGGTGGAGGCCACACCGCCGCCCGCCGCCCTGGCCTCGTGGATTCGTGGTCCCATCGACGCGCACATTCTCGCCCGACTCGAAGCCGAGGGGATTCAGCCGTCGCCCGAAGCGGAGCGTCGCACCCTCGTGCGCCGGCTTTACTTCGATATTACGGGATTGCCGCCGGAGCCCGCCGCCGTGGATCGCTTTGTGTTGGACAACCGTCCCGACGCCTATGAGCGGCTGGTGGACGAATTGCTGGCCTCGCCCCACTATGGTGAGAAGTGGGGGCGCTGGTGGCTGGACTTGGCCATGTACGGTGACAGCGACGGCTATCTTTCCGATTTTCTGCGCCTGACCGCATGGCGCTACCGCGAGTGGGTGGTGGGGGCCTTCAATCGGGATCTCCCTTTCGATCAATTCACCATCGAGCAACTTGCGGGCGATCTCTTGCCCGAGGCCACGGTCGACCAGCGCATTGCCACCGGCTTCCTGCGCAATACCTTGAGCAATCGCGAGGGCGGCGCCGATCTGGAAGAGTTTCGAACGCTCCAGGTGATCGATCGGACGAAGAACCTGGGTACCATCTGGCTCGGGCTCACGGTGGAGTGCGCCCAGTGCCATGATCATAAATATGATGCCGTCTCGCAGAGGGAGTTTTTCCAGCTCTACTCGTTTTTCAACAACGCCGAAGAAGTGAATATCGACGCGCCGCTGGCCGACGAGGCGGAGGCGATGGCGGCGGCGTGGCCGGACTATGTGGCGAAGCGCGAGGCCCTGCTGGCGCCGGTGGCGGCGGAGCTGGAGGCCCTGCAGGCCGAGTGGGAGGCGAAGATGTTGTGGGCGGCGGCGAATCCCGGCGGACCCGATGCGCGCTGGGATCGTCAGTGGGAAGTGCTGGGCCTGATCTGGGGACAGGGCGATGGCAACGGCGAGGGCGAAGGGCAGTTGGAAGGTTGTTCCATCGTGCAGACGCCCGTAGCACAGCGCACGACGGACGAGAAGTTTCGCCTGCAGGACTATTTCTTCGCCCGGGGGGATTTGGTGAATCCGGACCGCTTTATCGCATTGAAAGTGCCGGAACTGGCGAAGCAGATCGAGGAACTTAAGAAGGGACTGCCCAGAATGAGCCGGGCGCAGTCCATGCGGGTAAGCCGAGTGACGCGACCGAATCATATGTTCGTCCGCGGTGATTTTCGCGTGCCGGGCGATCCGGTGACGCCCGGAACACCCGGCGCTCTTCATGCCATGGGAACGGATGCTCCCGATCGCCTCGATCTGGCCCGATGGCTGGTGGCCCCGGAGAATCCCCTCACCGCGCGGGTTACGGTGAATCGGATCTGGCAGGAACTCTTTGGAAAGGGTATCGTGACCACCGCCGGCGATTTCGGCGTGCGCGGCGCACTGCCGAGCCATCCTGATCTGCTCGACTGGCTGGCCATCGAATTTCAGCGGCAGGGCTGGAGCATCAAAGGACTGATCAGGACCATCGTATGCTCCTCCACCTATCGCCAGAGCTCCGATGCGCGACACGAGCTTGCGGATCGCGATCCGGGCAATGTGTTGCTCGCGCGGCAGAACCGGCTGCGTCTGGGGGCGGAGCAGGTGCGCGATGCGGCGCTGGCCACGAGCGGCCTGCTCAATCCGACGATGGGCGGACCCAGTGTGCGTCCGCCCCAGCCCGACAGCGTGACGGAGCAGGGCTTCGACAATACGTGGGTGGCGGACGAAGGCCCGAATCGCTACCGCCGCGCCCTCTACACCTTCATTCAGCGCACATCGCCCTTCGGGCAGTTGGTGAACTTCGACTATCCCGATGTAAACCGCGCGTGTACGCGCCGTGAACGTTCCAACACACCGCTTCAGGCGCTGAATCTGCTGAACGATCCAACCTTCTTCGAGGCGGCCCAGGCCCTGGCCGGGCGTGTGCTGGTGGGCTCGAAGGACAGCGCGGGGCGCATCGCGCAACTCTTTGCCACGAGCGTAGGTCGTTCGCCTTCGCCCGCCGAGCAGGAGCGGTTGCTGGCCTTGCTGGACGAACAGTCCGCACGCTTTTCTCAGGAGCCCGAGGCCGTCGGCCCAGTGGTCGGCGCGCGGGAAGACGTACCGAGGACACCCGAAGGCGCGGCGTGGGTCATTGCGGCCAGCGTGGTGCTCAACCTCGATGAATTCATCACCCGGGAATAA